The proteins below are encoded in one region of Triticum aestivum cultivar Chinese Spring chromosome 1B, IWGSC CS RefSeq v2.1, whole genome shotgun sequence:
- the LOC123083909 gene encoding horcolin isoform X1 — MVCTLLKIVMMACTYSNNFICGHASQSKPVKIGPWGGDGGEPRDIEYTPLALVRVAIRSGDAINAIGFTYVDTSGNLHEEEWGGSEGEKFEELLLQELEYVLEISGTYGSPPESYATSLELVTNKGRTIRGGSAGSGGSFNVPLVSARIIGFFGAAGTTYIDSFGMYAGFAA, encoded by the exons ATGGTATGCACTCTTCTTAAGATTGTGATGATGGCATGTACGTACTCTAATAATTTCATTTGTGGTCATGCATCACAGAGCAAGCCCGTGAAGATCGGGCCATGGGGTGGCGATGGAGGCGAACCTCGCGACATCGAATACACTCCTCTCGCACTAGTTCGTGTGGCAATTCGTAGCGGGGACGCAATCAACGCTATCGGGTTTACTTACGTGGATACCAGTGGGAATCTGCATGAGGAGGAATGGGGAGGCTccgagggggagaaatttgaggaG TTGCTCCTTCAAGAATTAGAATATGTGTTGGAAATTTCAGGAACGTATGGTTCACCCCCTGAATCATATGCAACATCTCTTGAATTGGTTACCAACAAGGGTCGGACTATCCGTGGCGGCAGTGCCGGCTCTGGGGGTTCTTTCAACGTCCCGCTAGTTTCCGCCCGGATCATCGGCTTCTTTGGAGCTGCGGGGACGACTTACATTGACTCCTTTGGCATGTATGCGGGCTTTGCTGCATGA
- the LOC123083909 gene encoding horcolin isoform X2 → MSKPVKIGPWGGDGGEPRDIEYTPLALVRVAIRSGDAINAIGFTYVDTSGNLHEEEWGGSEGEKFEELLLQELEYVLEISGTYGSPPESYATSLELVTNKGRTIRGGSAGSGGSFNVPLVSARIIGFFGAAGTTYIDSFGMYAGFAA, encoded by the exons ATG AGCAAGCCCGTGAAGATCGGGCCATGGGGTGGCGATGGAGGCGAACCTCGCGACATCGAATACACTCCTCTCGCACTAGTTCGTGTGGCAATTCGTAGCGGGGACGCAATCAACGCTATCGGGTTTACTTACGTGGATACCAGTGGGAATCTGCATGAGGAGGAATGGGGAGGCTccgagggggagaaatttgaggaG TTGCTCCTTCAAGAATTAGAATATGTGTTGGAAATTTCAGGAACGTATGGTTCACCCCCTGAATCATATGCAACATCTCTTGAATTGGTTACCAACAAGGGTCGGACTATCCGTGGCGGCAGTGCCGGCTCTGGGGGTTCTTTCAACGTCCCGCTAGTTTCCGCCCGGATCATCGGCTTCTTTGGAGCTGCGGGGACGACTTACATTGACTCCTTTGGCATGTATGCGGGCTTTGCTGCATGA
- the LOC123075587 gene encoding serine/threonine-protein kinase 19-like has translation MAPSIIMVSGFTTTMFVLHTISGTVDQLKCLQLPKHAETGVTQPFILQSQLYSSVKDRTQVDRDLESLKKDRVLRVFKLNTGQDDHAIMFMDDYLKQMESAVRGSTGKNQDGSEVFEWFEKYVLHSKLDVSIDHLEMCSLLSHGGDARDKHITLLMNAGLLTRQLIDPNMYWFSIPSIGPILKGLSQGRKEVLSLLNRRKYKEMLLSSLEKTRLRLSPLDVRFHLRDLIGSGHIKTVQTPTGLLARVSTD, from the exons atggctccatccatcatcatGGTCTCAGGCTTCACGACCACAATGTTCGTCCTTCA CACCATTTCTGGGACAGTTGACCAGCTTAAATGCCTGCAGCTGCCCAAACACGCCGAGACG GGTGTAACACAGCCTTTCATTTTACAGTCCCAATTGTATAGCAGCGTGAAGGACAGGACACAAGTTGATAGAGATTTGGAG TCACTGAAGAAAGACAGAGTACTCCGTGTATTCAAACTCAATACTGGGCAGGATGACCATGCAATCATGTTCATGGATGATTATCTGAAACAG ATGGAATCTGCTGTCAGGGGGTCAACGGGCAAAAACCAAGATGGTAGTGAAGTGTTTGAGTGGTTTGAGAAATATGTTCTGCATTCGAAATTGGATGTTAGCATAGATCACCTAGAGATG TGTTCACTGCTATCACATGGGGGTGATGCAAGAGATAAACACATCACCCTATTGATGAATGCTGGTCTCCTG ACACGTCAACTAATAGATCCAAATATGTACTGGTTTTCTATTCCAAGTATTGGTCCTATCTTGAAAGGCCTATCCCAG GGGAGGAAGGAAGTTCTTTCATTACTGAACCGTCGGAAGTACAAGGAGATGCTACTATCTTCACTGGAGAAGACGAGGTTGAGGTTATCACCTCTCGACGTGCGGTTCCACCTCCGCGATCTGATTGGGTCTGGTCACATAAAGACGGTTCAAACACCCACCGGCTTACTTGCTCGCGTGTCAACAGATTGA
- the LOC123075598 gene encoding uncharacterized protein, with translation MALGNIAIVLGSGYLSTVLTGGDAKKVPIIGDTLAHFVKNTGKAGTHDGSDQLASQLDSIRDEIQQAVRRRDENVTVISDTSGSGSYTVMAIVVAGLIGYAYVRWKGWKISDMMWVTKRGLADACDVVGKQLDDVSNTVQVTKKHLAGRIDRVDANLDETQEIIEGTRDEVAVIHVDLSAFQKELQEVSRTVEIWGSRLSGIEDTQDRTVRATEALVGFSQQLEHGGGYSPGKSSVYLMQFFTGVLLT, from the exons ATGGCGCTCGGCAACATCGCCATCGTGCTCGGCTCTG GATATCTCAGCACTGTTCTTACAGGAGGCGACGCCAAGAAAGTCCCCATCATCGGGGACACGCTTGCCCAT TTTGTGAAGAACACCGGGAAGGCCGGGACACATGACGGTAGCGATCAGTTGGCATCTCAG CTCGACAGTATCAGGGATGAGATACAGCAAGCCGTACGCCGCAGAGACGAGAATGTTACGGTTATCTCCGACACATCAG GGTCTGGTTCGTATACCGTAATGGCAATTGTTGTTGCTGGGCTTATCGGCTACGCATACGTCAGGTGGAAG GGTTGGAAGATTTCGGACATGATGTGGGTGACGAAGCGCGGTCTGGCCGATGCTTGCGATGTCGTGGGTAAACAGTTAGATGATGTTTCAAATACAGTACAG GTTACCAAGAAACATCTCGCTGGAAGGATCGACCGGGTCGATGCTAATCTAGACGAAACACAAGAAATTATCGAAGGGACAAGGGATGAG GTCGCAGTGATCCATGTGGATCTGAGCGCCTTTCAGAAGGAGCTCCAAGAAGTCAGCCGTACGGTTGAGATATGG GGGTCAAGGCTGTCTGGTATCGAGGACACCCAG GATCGTACCGTGCGTGCAACCGAAGCCTTGGTTGGGTTCAGCCAACAACTGGAACATGGTGGTGGATATTCGCCAGGCAAGTCGTCGGTCTATCTTATGCAATTCTTTACTGGCGTGTTGCTTACATGA